The proteins below are encoded in one region of Corvus hawaiiensis isolate bCorHaw1 chromosome 3, bCorHaw1.pri.cur, whole genome shotgun sequence:
- the LOC125323145 gene encoding interferon-induced very large GTPase 1-like: protein MASQEDTQEGDAKAQLAKAFQKEGLDAGYWVPKVLQNLGIKCREALQHLEYKDYLKLECAARHPWEKKALQKLLKIKDDKTTTEEVQKEHLEKTKQRQEVAKQALNDLTEMLKSHSQDALREKAETLWKAMEIPKEFWPSPKKPLADMLESIHKQLEQQELSAGRTEHIPDTEVLSRASGGLALQGIYRTSRPEDVLAKREQLLRVPEGFQLSGPEQGSLLERKEFSSSAAESNFTKSMEQLGFSISVSAKAAFWVVCLESGVNHSSSSQSQNIHQSHSEQSYFCTTKYQYIPLASCYFQRHQLRLSDAALQELQDMEQLLSFTEEEDSPTLLKMCENFFNRFGSHINQGPLHFGGIFWWKASTEGFRAEQREEMKRQTSEALNNFVRASWGGFGASVGGTLDVSKSSSKASIQGRAGESSHTAIQLYVVNTGGPPDTASLPQWKTGLVSDNTTWCVIDRGFELIPVWDVIRCNHSRDFKSVSQMSRALRAAYKALTNQSVGTIFGEELDSAVQEARDFMATVKSWEVTVDERKLLMLMELKEGLHAKTKNPSVWINVCLSDKGLQDFLVNTVRSCQESPPENTTSIKVMLRSLLDPHIYSVKDFPEASFIMQWIFQTEQQLPRPPKVSELEELIKTLQQMKEHIHAVTYAPGSSASAVHEAKIEATLTTSLAIYSLLQSLQERAEKDMELLVLLIATSTGYDVESSAFPHLLGHPEIQYMAKEMEAAHEEYVNLKEQDADRAEASLLLTGLSVTPESQELSPEQKRERLVFMEDHMQGLWSTRIKNLLQKHSGGEDWERLEQDLHSLIRGCLDEKWDEQRVENILRDMEETFPPPELPSQSQSKSNGSESQANEAIANQEFLQLLKRLGLKSHYPRKMGMGNFRTICKTSLQDSQPSKDKELPFYFLQKLLTVDYQVRYLTCWDENNAGLAAVPQMTEQEDEPSDSFENFLDNFTEAVPEPGSRDSRVHPMDLQMAIFHCADDFLRQSLATKLAFCQLALPLLVPNPCTSQIEFPLYALSQIQRSWKEADKSGKQARTKSYNNKLIFQVQTPIVSFIRIGSSASSSKSQLLNALLSKRKHDTFFHRHCRGSTRERLLMEGVVEITWYCPRGSPDDTFECCVAFCNLHGDARDHGAQLQFLQEISAVNVALVSDSEHMDNRGKKLLQGLWQSQSPLVCLLTEKENVAAGQASKNITIGIKNRNEAELMVQLTKTIGNLLEGSNPCFSLDACLDKAHQHGFIVDADQPACVTAKAKAKKLVELLKKEKLSEIKSQLLPLQGKLWYQWCKKDKELTRLQEKRNKSIEHHRSQIEYEKKALRRKQLEQAFPLNPLMKSFLGFLQAQPADTKKYFLHWMKVFMDELSCGRLEELRRDYHELWSEVLARKKSKKKPSMEAQLQSRLNALSDEINDSSIGLEHVLREVGQIYEALQLMKTKNYNFVKLPEIAADLMVSGYPVELMDGDASYLPLRWVGAIFDSLIERLGDKRVFVLSVLGIQSTGKSTLLNAMFGLQFNVSAGRCTRGAFMQLIPVGEELQQDLGFDFVLVVDTEGLRAIEMANKHSLNHDNELATFVIGIGNLTVINIFGENPSEMQDVLQIAVQAFLRMKKVNLSPSCLFVHQNVGEATAKEQNMEGQRRLQEKLDEMTVVAAQQEFCDISSFSDVIGFDVNTHIHYFAHLWEGNPPMAPPNPTYSQNVQQLKSKILQAAQKQSQRSILRLSNLKVRIGDLWNALLNENFVFSFKNSLEIAAYRKLESAFSQWTWRLRSHVLDMQMRLDNKIRNGDLQNVTREYLEGQVQETSDAIEKEVEKYFREDKDRETLVQWKSSTELKLKELKEALLLETKKKCENLIELQKEQSKLDARKVQYEDELLRRSRELAVTLKGKSLSERELKDSFTSVWNNWIAEVSRAGCPQEPVDINAEIEDVLLEHFKEPGLHDRIRSSPKGRGFSFDTEKHVMKKKYFGFFQDPRSISNADVISLQHITDSIIACVRANIDKKEQEKRDYSRNFIHEILNEVQEGVNSIPSNAKCTFNREYSIDLSLYLCRMAAERFKVMHEAFQKANDPVVYLNSKRENFFQCFQISCQGATSITTFAVFLCDKIEPALHRAVYERTAKAIAEDMQGKFPDFQSNRANLEVSLLRYLAEQENFEYFKEYLRFPKQFCQSYTETRVRSYCLDGNRRLEKFLDSSLNLLYGNILKAVSFSTQIVKDRKDREDKVSLWLDEICRELTEVINLPRSDLKGIEHQEVTDIEFLSSVMAEALDDLKNRLRKEFADADMSSFARQPHTILAEHFSGCWEQCPFCGAVCTNTMRNHDGDHQLVFHRPQALTGFKWHETNYLVIDICSSLVASDCQFRFDGGPWFPYKTYRNAGPPVSTWNILPDSSMQAYWKWFVSHFRTQLEALYNGKFQGKGEIPEAWQRVTKQEALSELDKR from the coding sequence ATGGCTTCGCAGGAGGACACGCAAGAGGGGGATGCCAAGGCACAGCTGGCAAAGGCATTTCAGAAGGAAGGACTGGATGCTGGATACTGGGTGCCCAAGGTGTTGCAGAATCTGGGAATCAAGTGTAGAGAAGCCCTGCAACATCTGGAATATAAAGACTACCTCAAGCTGGAGTGTGCAGCACGGCACCCCTGGGAGAAAAAGGCACTCCAGAAActcctgaaaataaaagatgacAAAACAACCACTGAAGAGGTGCAGAAGGAGCACTtggaaaagacaaaacagagaCAAGAAGTGGCCAAACAAGCCCTAAATGATCTGACAGAAATGCTCAAGAGCCACAGCCAGGATGCTCtgagagagaaagcagagactCTGTGGAAAGCCATGGAAATTCCAAAAGAGTTCTGGCCATCGCCAAAGAAGCCCTTGGCGGATATGCTGGAGAGCATCCacaagcagctggagcagcaggagttgTCAGCAGGCAGGACGGAGCACATCCCCGACACGGAGGTGCTGAGCCGCGCGTCAGGGGGACTGGCCCTGCAGGGCATCTACAGAACCAGCAGACCTGAAGATGTGCTGGCAAAGCgagagcagctcctcagggtTCCTGAGGGATTCCAGCTCTCTGGTCCGGAGCAAGGATCGCTGCTTGAGAGGAAGGAGTTCTCCTCCTCTGCGGCAGAATCCAATTTCACCAAGTCCATGGAGCAGCTGGGGTTCAGCATCAGCGTTTCTGCCAAAGCCGCATTCTGGGTGGTTTGTCTGGAATCGGGCGTAAatcacagcagctcctcacagtcACAGAACATCCACCAGTCCCACTCTGAGCAGAGCTACTTTTGCACCACCAAGTACCAGTACATCCCTCTGGCCTCCTGCTACTTCCAAAGGCATCAGCTTCGCCTCTCGGATGcggctctgcaggagctgcaagACATGGAGCAGCTTTTGAGCTTCACTGAGGAAGAAGACAGCCCCACCCTGCTGAAGATGTGTGAGAACTTCTTCAACAGGTTTGGGTCCCACATAAACCAGGGTCCCCTCCACTTTGGGGGGATATTCTGGTGGAAGGCGTCTACAGAAGGATTCCGAGCCGAGCAGCGGGAAGAAATGAAGCGACAAACCTCTGAAGCGCTGAACAACTTTGTCAGGGCCAGCTGGGGTGGCTTCGGGGCCAGTGTAGGAGGGACCCTGGATGTTTCCAAAAGCAGCTCCAAGGCTTCCATCCAGGGAAGAGCCGGAGAGAGTTCCCACACAGCGATTCAACTCTACGTGGTCAACACAGGGGGCCCACCAGACACAGCTTCTCTTCCTCAGTGGAAAACGGGGCTCGTGTCTGATAACACAACGTGGTGCGTTATCGACCGCGGCTTTGAGCTGATCCCAGTGTGGGATGTTATCCGGTGCAATCACAGCAGGGATTTTAAGTCCGTCAGTCAGATGAGCAGAGCCCTCAGGGCTGCGTACAAAGCGCTGACAAATCAGAGCGTCGGCACCATTTTTGGAGAGGAACTGGACAGTGCAGTGCAAGAGGCCAGAGATTTCATGGCCACTGTGAAGAGCTGGGAGGTGACGGTGGATGAAAGGAAGCTGCTCATGCTGATGGAGCTAAAAGAGGGTCTGCATGCAAAAACCAAGAACCCCAGTGTGTGGATCAATGTGTGCCTGTCGGACAAAGGCCTGCAGGACTTCCTGGTGAACACCGTGCGCAGTTGCCAGGAGTCACCTCCAGAAAACACCACCTCGATCAAGGTAATGTTGAGGAGCCTCCTGGATCCTCATATCTACTCTGTCAAGGACTTCCCTGAGGCTTCCTTCATTATGCAATGGATCTTCCAGactgagcagcagcttcccagacCTCCCAAGGTCTCTGAGCTGGAAGAGCTCATCAAAACACTGCAGCAAATGAAGGAGCACATCCATGCTGTCACCTATGCACCAGGaagctctgcttctgctgttcATGAAGCAAAGATAGAAGCCACCCTGACCACCAGCCTCGCCATTTATTCCTTGCTCCAGTCTCTCCAGGAACGGGCtgagaaggacatggaactgttggtGCTCTTGATTGCGACCAGCACAGGGTACGACGTGGAAAGCAGCGCTTTTCCACACCTCCTTGGACACCCAGAAATTCAGTACATGGCCAAGGAAATGGAAGCGGCACATGAGGAGTACGTGAACCTGAAGGAGCAAGATGCCGACAGAGCTGAGGCCTCCCTTCTGCTGACGGGTCTGAGTGTGACACCCGAAAGTCAAGAGCTGTCCCCTGAGCAGAAGAGGGAGCGTTTAGTTTTCATGGAAGATCACATGCAAGGCTTGTGGTCCACACGGATCAAGAATCTCCTCCAAAAGCACAGTGGAGGCGAAGACTGGGAGAGGCTGGAACAGGACTTGCATTCCTTGATCAGAGGGTGTTTGGATGAGAAATGGGATGAACAGAGGGTGGAGAATATACTCAGAGACATGGAAGAGACTTTTCCACCACCTGAGCTCCCCAGTCAGTCCCAGTCCAAGTCAAATGGCAGCGAATCCCAAGCAAATGAAGCCATTGCAAACCAGGAATTCCTCCAGTTGCTCAAGCGCCTTGGACTCAAAAGTCACTATCCAAGAAAAATGGGGATGGGAAATTTCCGCACCATCTGCAAGACATCTCTGCAGGACAGCCAGCCCAGCAAGGACAAGGAACTGCCATTTTACTTCTTGCAAAAGCTGCTCACAGTGGATTACCAGGTGAGGTACCTGACTTGCTGGGACGAGAACAATGCAGGACTTGCAGCTGTGCCACAAATGACAGAGCAAGAGGACGAACCTTCAGACTCCTTTGAAAACTTTCTTGACAACTTCACAGAAGCAGTCCCTGAACCTGGAAGCAGGGACAGCCGTGTGCACCCCATGGACCTGCAGATGGCCATTTTCCATTGTGCTGATGACTTCCTGAGACAGTCCCTTGCAACCAAGCTGGCGTTCTGCCAACTGGCGCTGCCTCTGCTGGTGCCCAACCCGTGCACTTCACAGATCGAGTTCCCGCTCTACGCCCTCAGCCAAATCCAAAGGAGCTGGAAAGAGGCAGACAAGTCAGGAAAGCAGGCCAGAACAAAGAGTTACAACAACAAACTCATCTTTCAGGTACAGACACCCATTGTGTCCTTCATCCGCATTGGCAGCTCGGCCTCCTCTTCCAAGTCTCAGCTCCTGAACGCTCTGCTGAGCAAacgcaaacacgacactttctTCCACCGCCACTGCAGAGGCAGCACCAGAGAGCGTTTGCTGATGGAAGGGGTGGTGGAGATCACCTGGTACTGCCCCCGTGGAAGCCCTGATGACACCTTTGAGTGCTGCGTGGCTTTCTGTAACCTGCATGGAGATGCCAGGGATCACGGAGCACAgctgcagttcctgcaggagATATCTGCTGTCAACGTGGCTCTCGTATCCGATTCAGAGCACATGGACAACAGGGGGAAAAAGCTTTTGCAGGGCCTGTGGCAGTCACAAAGTCCTTTGGTTTGTCTTCTCACGGAAAAAGAGAATGTTGCAGCTGGACAAGCCAGCAAAAACATAACAATAGGGATCAAGAACAGAAACGAAGCAGAACTCATGGTCCAGCTGACCAAGACAATTGGGAATCTCCTGGAAGGATCTAATCCATGTTTCAGCCTGGATGCATGCCTGGATAAAGCTCACCAGCATGGATTCATAGTGGATGCAGATCAGCCTGCGTGTGTGACAGCcaaagcaaaggcaaagaagCTGGTGGAGCTTCTGAAGAAAGAGAAGCTGTCTGAGAtcaaatcccagctcctgccccttcAAGGAAAACTGTGGTACCAGTGGTGCAAAAAGGACAAAGAGCTCACTCGCTTACAGGAGAAGAGGAACAAGAGCATTGAGCATCATCGCAGCCAAATCGAATATGAGAAGAAAGCACTAAGAAGAAAGCAACTTGAACAAGCCTTCCCCCTTAACCCGCTGATGAAATCATTCCTTGGCTTTCTCCAGGCCCAGCCAGCAGATACCAAGAAATACTTCCTGCACTGGATGAAGGTCTTTATGGATGAGCTGTCCTGCGGTCGCCTTGAAGAACTGAGGAGAGACTATCACGAGTTATGGTCTGAAGTCCtggcaagaaagaaaagcaagaaaaaacccagcatgGAAGCTCAGCTGCAGAGTCGGTTGAATGCCCTCTCTGATGAAATCAACGATTCATCCATTGGCCTGGAGCATGTCTTGAGAGAGGTGGGGCAGATTTATGAAGCTCTGCAGTTAATGAAGACaaagaattacaattttgtcaAACTGCCGGAGATTGCAGCAGATCTGATGGTTTCGGGGTATCCCGTGGAGCTGATGGATGGGGATGCTTCTTACCTGCCCTTGCGCTGGGTGGGAGCAATCTTTGACAGCTTAATTGAGAGGCTGGGGGACAAACGAGTGTTTGTGCTCTCCGTGCTCGGCATCCAGAGCACAGGCAAGTCCACCCTGCTGAATGCCATGTTTGGTCTGCAGTTCAACGTCAGCGCGGGGAGATGCACCCGCGGAGCCTTTATGCAGCTCATCCCAGTGGGCGAGGAGCTGCAGCAAGACTTGGGCTTTGATTTTGTGCTGGTGGTGGACACAGAGGGACTTCGTGCCATTGAGATGGCCAATAAACACTCCCTGAACCACGACAATGAGCTGGCCACCTTTGTCATTGGCATTGGCAACTTGACTGTGATCAATATCTTTGGAGAAAATCCATCAGAAATGCAAGATGTTCTCCAGATCGCTGTGCAGGCTTTCCTGAGGATGAAGAAAGTCAATCTTTCCCCAAGCTGCCTCTTTGTCCACCAAAACGTGGGAGAAGCAACTGCCAAGGAGCAGAACATGGAAGGACAAAGGCgtttgcaggaaaagctggatgAAATGACTGTGGTAGCTGCCCAGCAGGAATTCTGTGACATCTCCTCCTTCAGCGATGTCATCGGCTTTGATGTGAACACCCACATTCACTACTTTGCTCACCTGTGGGAAGGAAATCCCCCGATGGCACCACCCAACCCCACCTACAGCCAGAACGTCCAGCAACTAAAGAGCAAAATCCTCCAGGCTGCCCAGAAGCAGTCGCAGCGCAGCATTTTGAGGCTCTCGAACCTAAAAGTTCGTATTGGTGACCTCTGGAATGCGTTGCTGAatgaaaactttgttttcagcTTCAAGAATTCCCTGGAGATTGCCGCGTACAGGAAACTGGAAAGCGCCTTTAGTCAGTGGACCTGGAGGCTGAGGAGTCACGTCTTAGACATGCAGATGAGACTGGACAACAAAATTCGGAATGGGGACTTGCAGAACGTCACCAGAGAATACCTTGAAGGGCAGGTGCAAGAGACAAGTGATGCCATTGAGAAAGAAGTGGAAAAGTATTTCAGGGAGGACAAAGACCGTGAGACACTGGTCCAGTGGAAATCAAGCACAGAGCTGAAGCTGAAAGAACTAAAAGAGGCTCTTCTtcttgaaacaaaaaagaaatgtgagaaTCTTATTGAGCTACAGAAGGAGCAGAGTAAATTGGATGCAAGGAAGGTGCAATATGAAGATGAGCTCCTGAGGAGGAGTAGGGAGTTGGCTGTGACTCTGAAAGGGAAGAGCCTCAGTGAGAGAGAACTGAAGGACAGCTTTACTTCTGTCTGGAACAATTGGATTGCCGAAGTCTCCCGTGCTGGTTGTCCTCAGGAACCTGTGGATATCAATGCAGAAATCGAAGATGTCCTTCTAGAGCACTTTAAGGAGCCAGGACTCCATGACCGGATCAGATCATCTCCCAAAGGCAGAGGATTTTCTTTTGACACGGAGAAACACGTCatgaagaaaaagtattttggcTTCTTCCAAGATCCCAGGAGCATTTCCAACGCTGATGTGATCAGCTTGCAGCACATCACAGACAGCATCATAGCGTGTGTGAGAGCAAACATTGATAAGAAGGAACAAGAGAAACGGGATTACAGTCGAAATTTTATTCATGAAATACTCAATGAAGTACAGGAAGGTGTGAACTCCATCCCCAGCAATGCAAAATGTACTTTTAACAGAGAGTACAGCATAGATTTGTCTCTGTATCTTTGCAGAATGGCAGCAGAAAGGTTTAAAGTCATGCATGAAGCGTTCCAAAAGGCAAATGACCCAGTCGTGTACCTGAACAGCAAGAGAGAGAATTTCTTCCAATGTTTCCAGATTTCCTGCCAAGGAGCCACTTCTATCACaacttttgctgttttcctttgtgacAAGATTGAACCAGCTCTTCACCGGGCGGTCTATGAGAGGACGGCTAAAGCCATTGCTGAGGACATGCAGGGCaaattcccagatttccagAGCAACAGAGCCAATCTGGAAGTCTCCCTCCTGAGATACCTGGCAGAACAAGAAAATTTTGAGTATTTCAAGGAGTACCTTAGGTTTCCAAAACAGTTTTGTCAGAGTTACACTGAGACACGAGTTAGGAGTTACTGTTTAGATGGGAACAGGAGGCTGGAAAAGTTTTTAGATTCCTCCCTTAATCTTCTCTATGGAAACATCCTGAAAGCTGTTTCCTTCTCAACCCAGATTGTCaaagacagaaaagacagagaagaCAAAGTCTCTCTTTGGCTGGATGAAATTTGCAGGGAACTGACAGAGGTGATCAACTTGCCCAGAAGTGACCTGAAGGGCATTGAGCACCAGGAGGTCACAGACATTGAGTTCCTGAGCAGTGTCATGGCAGAAGCTCTGGATGACCTGAAGAACAGGCTCAGGAAAGAATTTGCTGATGCCGATATGAGCTCGTTTGCAAGGCAGCCTCACACCATCCTGGCAGAGCATTTCTCggggtgctgggagcagtgtcCCTTCTGTGGGGCTGTTTGCACAAACACCATGCGGAATCATGATGGAGACCATCAGCTGGTCTTCCATCGCCCACAAGCTTTGACGGGATTCAAGTGGCATGAGACGAACTACCTGGTCATTGATATTTGTTCCAGCCTTGTTGCAAGTGATTGCCAATTCAGATTTGATGGTGGCCCGTGGTTCCCTTACAAGACATACCGTAATGCTGGACCTCCTGTTTCCACATGGAACATTCTTCCTGATTCATCCATGCAGGCCTACTGGAAATGGTTTGTGTCTCATTTCAGGACACAGCTGGAAGCTTTGTACAATGGGAAATTTCAGGGCAAAGGAGAAATCCCTGAGGCGTGGCAGAGAGTTACCAAGCAGGAAGCACTGTCTGAGCTGGACAAGCGTTAG
- the LOC125323148 gene encoding uncharacterized protein LOC125323148 isoform X1: protein MPHVENPICQHLPQRPSGQCWCCPGRLVAPEPCPGEGGTIWHCPRDVGAVWLCRCCNAAGNASAKPSWRAAEGLLQPHPLQALLIKELIWTVLLCASFVFRAAPAGGDWSSVWGRQAGDSGVALGEGVWQQRLCSFQSLCSRSSFTVCRDSREGRKPQTTTTSRETSGSGRCQGRQRWEPSLACHSHGGLGRLIQRGFVLWSCSAGNLRDKRGTGPNSAKPSPGQADPEPVTGARAGLGERVLQGLSARAWGQLGWEGIWAGSWRRTGSGGAPGHGVTSCAEWGMSQCSCWSEWGGSSATTGLTGRDPVQQVGVASGLGWVQGPSPATLTCASSLSSTARWLSAPCPVSARTPWPKSPSVGSSGIS, encoded by the exons ATGCCCCATGTGGAGAATCCCATCTGCCAGCACCTTCCGCAGCGGCCCTCggggcagtgctggtgctgtcCAGGCAGGCTGGTGGCACCGGAGCCGTGCCCTGGAGAAGGTGGCACCATCTGGCACTGCCCCAGGGATGTGGGGGCAGTttggctgtgcaggtgctgcaATGCCGCTGGCAATGCGAGCGCCAAGCcctcctggagagctgctgaagggCTGCTTCAGCCTCATCCCCTGCAGGCTCTGCTAATAAAGGAGTTGATTTGGACcgtgctgctctgtgcctcctTTGTGttcagggcagccccagctgggggTGACTGGAGCTCTGTGTGGGGCAGACAGGCAGGGGACAgcggggtggccctgggggagGGCGTGTGGCAGCAGAGGCTCTGCTCCTTTCAGAGtctctgctccaggagcagcttcactgtctgcagggacagcagagagGGCAGGAAGCCCCAAACCACAACAACATCCAGGGAAACCAGTGGGAGTGGCAGGTGCCAAGGGAG GCAGCGCTGGGAACCAAGCCTGGCCTGTCACTCGCACGGAGGGCTCGGAAGGTTGATCCAGCGAGGTTTtgtgctctggagctgctcagctgggaaCCTGCGGGACAAAAGGGGAACGGGCCCAAACTCTGCcaagcccagccctggccaagcAGACCCGGAGCCAGTgacaggagccagagctgggctgggtgagcGTGTGCTGCAAGGGCTGAGTGCCAgggcctggggacagctgggctgggaggggatttgggcCGGTTCCTGGAGGCGGACTGGGAGTGGAGGTGCCCCTGGCCATGGTGTCACCTCCTGCGCTGAGTGGGGAATGtcccagtgcagctgctggagtgagtgGGGGGGATCCAGTGCCACAACTGGGCTGACTGGGAGGGACCCAGTGCAGCAAGTGGGGGTGGCCTCAGGCCTGGGCTGGGTTCAGGGTCCCTCACCTGCTACTCTCACCTGTGCCAGCTCCCTCTCCAGTACAGCCAGATGGCTCTCTGCACCTTGCCCAGTCTCTGCCAGGACTCCTTGGCCAAAGTCTCCCTCAGTGGGATCATCTGGCATCTCCTAA
- the LOC125323148 gene encoding uncharacterized protein LOC125323148 isoform X2 produces the protein MPHVENPICQHLPQRPSGQCWCCPGRLVAPEPCPGEGGTIWHCPRDVGAVWLCRCCNAAGNASAKPSWRAAEGLLQPHPLQALLIKELIWTVLLCASFVFRAAPAGGDWSSVWGRQAGDSGVALGEGVWQQRLCSFQSLCSRSSFTVCRDSREGRKPQTTTTSRETSGSGRCQGRQRWEPSLACHSHGGLGRLIQRGFVLWSCSAGNLRDKRGTGPNSAKPSPGQADPEPVTGARAGLGERVLQGLSARAWGQLGWEGIWAGSWRRTGSGGAPGHGVTSCAEWGMSQCSCWSEWGGSSATTGLTGRDPVQQVGVASGLGWVQGPSPATLTCASSLSSTARWLSAPCPVSARTPWPKSPSVGSSGIS, from the exons ATGCCCCATGTGGAGAATCCCATCTGCCAGCACCTTCCGCAGCGGCCCTCggggcagtgctggtgctgtcCAGGCAGGCTGGTGGCACCGGAGCCGTGCCCTGGAGAAGGTGGCACCATCTGGCACTGCCCCAGGGATGTGGGGGCAGTttggctgtgcaggtgctgcaATGCCGCTGGCAATGCGAGCGCCAAGCcctcctggagagctgctgaagggCTGCTTCAGCCTCATCCCCTGCAGGCTCTGCTAATAAAGGAGTTGATTTGGACcgtgctgctctgtgcctcctTTGTGttcagggcagccccagctgggggTGACTGGAGCTCTGTGTGGGGCAGACAGGCAGGGGACAgcggggtggccctgggggagGGCGTGTGGCAGCAGAGGCTCTGCTCCTTTCAGAGtctctgctccaggagcagcttcactgtctgcagggacagcagagagGGCAGGAAGCCCCAAACCACAACAACATCCAGGGAAACCAGTGGGAGTGGCAG GTGCCAAGGGAGGCAGCGCTGGGAACCAAGCCTGGCCTGTCACTCGCACGGAGGGCTCGGAAGGTTGATCCAGCGAGGTTTtgtgctctggagctgctcagctgggaaCCTGCGGGACAAAAGGGGAACGGGCCCAAACTCTGCcaagcccagccctggccaagcAGACCCGGAGCCAGTgacaggagccagagctgggctgggtgagcGTGTGCTGCAAGGGCTGAGTGCCAgggcctggggacagctgggctgggaggggatttgggcCGGTTCCTGGAGGCGGACTGGGAGTGGAGGTGCCCCTGGCCATGGTGTCACCTCCTGCGCTGAGTGGGGAATGtcccagtgcagctgctggagtgagtgGGGGGGATCCAGTGCCACAACTGGGCTGACTGGGAGGGACCCAGTGCAGCAAGTGGGGGTGGCCTCAGGCCTGGGCTGGGTTCAGGGTCCCTCACCTGCTACTCTCACCTGTGCCAGCTCCCTCTCCAGTACAGCCAGATGGCTCTCTGCACCTTGCCCAGTCTCTGCCAGGACTCCTTGGCCAAAGTCTCCCTCAGTGGGATCATCTGGCATCTCCTAA